The Euphorbia lathyris chromosome 8, ddEupLath1.1, whole genome shotgun sequence genome has a window encoding:
- the LOC136202439 gene encoding endoribonuclease YBEY, chloroplastic isoform X3 has product MHPRLSLLLLSTLNTSSPSTCTVSMARVFSRASSLHLITPRPSSFIPLTNRFPAPPLSLYAPLPRTFHSLYREDDRRFTRSIRWGISASQRGYRKVRRQAVRKSKGKELELSVSICIEDELPDDPELLSIAELLRLNVPMAMKLAFDGLKDSAYQTRDTAISDLGAFDSVELSVLLCNDEFIRKLNKEWRDEDHATDVLSMSQHVPQLKIPVLMMGDIVISVETAARQADERGHSLLDEIRILLVHGLLHLLGFDHEISEEAETEMEKEEELLLKSLGWKGKGLIQSAYDTETNGNLQAENLDDRKKEGSLRFYKPKFSYVFCDMDGTLLNSKSHISMATAKALKEALSRGVKVVIATGKARPAAISILKMVDLAGKDGVISEFSPGVFLQGLLVYGKQGQEIFRSNLDPSVCREACLYSLEHKVPLVAFANDRCLTLFDHPLVHSLHTIYSEPKAEIMPSVEHLLSAADIQKLLFFDTAEGVATKLRPYWSEATGDRASIVQAVPDMLEIVPCGTSKGRGVKMLLDHLGVTAKEIMAIGDGENDIEMLELASLGIALSNGSEKTKAVADIVGISNDEDGVADAIYRCWF; this is encoded by the exons ATGCACCCTCGCCTTTCTCTACTCCTCCTTAGCACCCTCAACACCTCCTCCCCTTCGACCTGTACCGTTTCAATGGCGCGTGTTTTCTCACGCGCCTCCTCTCTCCATCTCATCACTCCTCGCCCTTCCTCCTTTATTCCTCTAACTAATCGCTTCCCTGCCCCTCCGTTATCTCTATATGCGCCTCTTCCTAGAACATTTCACTCTTTGTACCGTGAAGACGATCGGAGATTTACGCGGTCAATCAGATGGGGGATTTCGGCTTCACAGAGAGGATACCGTAAAGTGCGGAGGCAGGCAGTGCGCAAGAGCAAAGGGAAGGAGTTGGAGCTCAGTGTCAGCATTTGCATTGAAGATGAGCTGCCCGATGATCCTGAATTGCTG AGCATAGCTGAATTGCTTCGACTTAATGTGCCAATGGCAATGAAGTTAGCATTTGATGGTTTAAAAGATTCTGCTTACCAAACGAGAGATACAGCAATAAGTGACCTTGGAGCATTTGACAGTGTTGAGTTGTCAGTGCTTCTTTGTAATGATGAATTCATTCGAAAACTTAATAAGGAATGGAGGGATGAGGACCACGCTACCGACGTTCTCTCCATGTCTCAACATGTTCCTCAACTCAAGATTCCAGTT CTTATGATGGGTGACATAGTTATTTCTGTTGAGACTGCTGCACGACAAGCAGATGAAAGAGGCCATAGTCTTCTTGATGAAATACGCATTCTCCTG GTTCATGGATTATTGCACCTTTTAGGATTTGATCATGAGATTAGTGAGGAGGCTGAAACAGAAATGGAGAAAGAAGAGGAGCTTCTTTTAAAAAGCCTTGGATGGAAAGGAAAAGGACTAATTCAGAGTGCATATGATACCGAAACTAATGGAAACCTTCAAGCAGAAAACTTAGATG ACAGGAAGAAAGAAGGCAGTCTCCGATTCTATAAACCAAAATTCAGCTATGTCTTCTGCGATATGGATG GAACATTGCTGAATAGCAAAAGTCATATTTCCATGGCTACTgcaaaagctttgaaggaggcTTTATCAAGGGGTGTGAAGGTGGTGATAGCAACTGGAAAA GCCCGTCCTGCTGCAATAAGTATATTAAAGATGGTAGATTTAGCTGGTAAAGATGGCGTTATTTCAGAGTTCTCTCCTGGAGTTTTCTTACAG GGATTGCTTGTTTATGGTAAACAGGGTCAGGAAATTTTCAGGAGCAATTTAGATCCAAGTGTATGCAGAGAG GCATGTCTATACTCTTTGGAGCACAAAGTTCCTCTCGTTGCATTTGCTAACGATCGTTGCCTAACGCTATTTGATCACCCTCTTGTACATTCACTACATACGATATATAGTGAGCCAAAG GCAGAGATCATGCCTTCAGTTGAGCATCTCTTATCTGCTGCTGACATACAG AAGCTGCTCTTCTTTGATACTGCTGAGGGAGTGGCTACTAAATTGCGGCCATACTGGTCAGAAGCAACAGGGGATCGTGCTAGTATCGTTCAAGCTGTACCAGACATGCTTGAAATAGTCCCTTGTGGGACCTCGAAAGGGCGTGGAGTAAAAATGCTGCTGGATCATTTGGGTGTCACTGCTAAGGAG ATAATGGCAATTGGTGATGGAGAAAATGACATTGAGATGCTTGAGTTGGCTTCTCTAGGCATTGCTCTTAGCAATGGATCAGAGAAGACGAAAGCTGTTGCTGATATAGTTGGTATCAGTAATGATGAAGATGGTGTAGCGGATGCCATCTACCG GTGTTGGTTCTAG
- the LOC136202439 gene encoding endoribonuclease YBEY, chloroplastic isoform X1, with product MHPRLSLLLLSTLNTSSPSTCTVSMARVFSRASSLHLITPRPSSFIPLTNRFPAPPLSLYAPLPRTFHSLYREDDRRFTRSIRWGISASQRGYRKVRRQAVRKSKGKELELSVSICIEDELPDDPELLSIAELLRLNVPMAMKLAFDGLKDSAYQTRDTAISDLGAFDSVELSVLLCNDEFIRKLNKEWRDEDHATDVLSMSQHVPQLKIPVLMMGDIVISVETAARQADERGHSLLDEIRILLVHGLLHLLGFDHEISEEAETEMEKEEELLLKSLGWKGKGLIQSAYDTETNGNLQAENLDDRKKEGSLRFYKPKFSYVFCDMDGTLLNSKSHISMATAKALKEALSRGVKVVIATGKARPAAISILKMVDLAGKDGVISEFSPGVFLQGLLVYGKQGQEIFRSNLDPSVCREACLYSLEHKVPLVAFANDRCLTLFDHPLVHSLHTIYSEPKAEIMPSVEHLLSAADIQKLLFFDTAEGVATKLRPYWSEATGDRASIVQAVPDMLEIVPCGTSKGRGVKMLLDHLGVTAKEIMAIGDGENDIEMLELASLGIALSNGSEKTKAVADIVGISNDEDGVADAIYRFARTLCWLGLVV from the exons ATGCACCCTCGCCTTTCTCTACTCCTCCTTAGCACCCTCAACACCTCCTCCCCTTCGACCTGTACCGTTTCAATGGCGCGTGTTTTCTCACGCGCCTCCTCTCTCCATCTCATCACTCCTCGCCCTTCCTCCTTTATTCCTCTAACTAATCGCTTCCCTGCCCCTCCGTTATCTCTATATGCGCCTCTTCCTAGAACATTTCACTCTTTGTACCGTGAAGACGATCGGAGATTTACGCGGTCAATCAGATGGGGGATTTCGGCTTCACAGAGAGGATACCGTAAAGTGCGGAGGCAGGCAGTGCGCAAGAGCAAAGGGAAGGAGTTGGAGCTCAGTGTCAGCATTTGCATTGAAGATGAGCTGCCCGATGATCCTGAATTGCTG AGCATAGCTGAATTGCTTCGACTTAATGTGCCAATGGCAATGAAGTTAGCATTTGATGGTTTAAAAGATTCTGCTTACCAAACGAGAGATACAGCAATAAGTGACCTTGGAGCATTTGACAGTGTTGAGTTGTCAGTGCTTCTTTGTAATGATGAATTCATTCGAAAACTTAATAAGGAATGGAGGGATGAGGACCACGCTACCGACGTTCTCTCCATGTCTCAACATGTTCCTCAACTCAAGATTCCAGTT CTTATGATGGGTGACATAGTTATTTCTGTTGAGACTGCTGCACGACAAGCAGATGAAAGAGGCCATAGTCTTCTTGATGAAATACGCATTCTCCTG GTTCATGGATTATTGCACCTTTTAGGATTTGATCATGAGATTAGTGAGGAGGCTGAAACAGAAATGGAGAAAGAAGAGGAGCTTCTTTTAAAAAGCCTTGGATGGAAAGGAAAAGGACTAATTCAGAGTGCATATGATACCGAAACTAATGGAAACCTTCAAGCAGAAAACTTAGATG ACAGGAAGAAAGAAGGCAGTCTCCGATTCTATAAACCAAAATTCAGCTATGTCTTCTGCGATATGGATG GAACATTGCTGAATAGCAAAAGTCATATTTCCATGGCTACTgcaaaagctttgaaggaggcTTTATCAAGGGGTGTGAAGGTGGTGATAGCAACTGGAAAA GCCCGTCCTGCTGCAATAAGTATATTAAAGATGGTAGATTTAGCTGGTAAAGATGGCGTTATTTCAGAGTTCTCTCCTGGAGTTTTCTTACAG GGATTGCTTGTTTATGGTAAACAGGGTCAGGAAATTTTCAGGAGCAATTTAGATCCAAGTGTATGCAGAGAG GCATGTCTATACTCTTTGGAGCACAAAGTTCCTCTCGTTGCATTTGCTAACGATCGTTGCCTAACGCTATTTGATCACCCTCTTGTACATTCACTACATACGATATATAGTGAGCCAAAG GCAGAGATCATGCCTTCAGTTGAGCATCTCTTATCTGCTGCTGACATACAG AAGCTGCTCTTCTTTGATACTGCTGAGGGAGTGGCTACTAAATTGCGGCCATACTGGTCAGAAGCAACAGGGGATCGTGCTAGTATCGTTCAAGCTGTACCAGACATGCTTGAAATAGTCCCTTGTGGGACCTCGAAAGGGCGTGGAGTAAAAATGCTGCTGGATCATTTGGGTGTCACTGCTAAGGAG ATAATGGCAATTGGTGATGGAGAAAATGACATTGAGATGCTTGAGTTGGCTTCTCTAGGCATTGCTCTTAGCAATGGATCAGAGAAGACGAAAGCTGTTGCTGATATAGTTGGTATCAGTAATGATGAAGATGGTGTAGCGGATGCCATCTACCG TTTTGCAAGAACATTGTGTTGGCTGGGATTGGTAGTTTGA
- the LOC136202439 gene encoding endoribonuclease YBEY, chloroplastic isoform X4, giving the protein MHPRLSLLLLSTLNTSSPSTCTVSMARVFSRASSLHLITPRPSSFIPLTNRFPAPPLSLYAPLPRTFHSLYREDDRRFTRSIRWGISASQRGYRKVRRQAVRKSKGKELELSVSICIEDELPDDPELLSIAELLRLNVPMAMKLAFDGLKDSAYQTRDTAISDLGAFDSVELSVLLCNDEFIRKLNKEWRDEDHATDVLSMSQHVPQLKIPVLMMGDIVISVETAARQADERGHSLLDEIRILLVHGLLHLLGFDHEISEEAETEMEKEEELLLKSLGWKGKGLIQSAYDTETNGNLQAENLDDRKKEGSLRFYKPKFSYVFCDMDGTLLNSKSHISMATAKALKEALSRGVKVVIATGKARPAAISILKMVDLAGKDGVISEFSPGVFLQGLLVYGKQGQEIFRSNLDPSVCREACLYSLEHKVPLVAFANDRCLTLFDHPLVHSLHTIYSEPKAEIMPSVEHLLSAADIQKLLFFDTAEGVATKLRPYWSEATGDRASIVQAVPDMLEIVPCGTSKGRGVKMLLDHLGVTAKEIMAIGDGENDIEMLELASLGIALSNGSEKTKAVADIVGISNDEDGVADAIYRK; this is encoded by the exons ATGCACCCTCGCCTTTCTCTACTCCTCCTTAGCACCCTCAACACCTCCTCCCCTTCGACCTGTACCGTTTCAATGGCGCGTGTTTTCTCACGCGCCTCCTCTCTCCATCTCATCACTCCTCGCCCTTCCTCCTTTATTCCTCTAACTAATCGCTTCCCTGCCCCTCCGTTATCTCTATATGCGCCTCTTCCTAGAACATTTCACTCTTTGTACCGTGAAGACGATCGGAGATTTACGCGGTCAATCAGATGGGGGATTTCGGCTTCACAGAGAGGATACCGTAAAGTGCGGAGGCAGGCAGTGCGCAAGAGCAAAGGGAAGGAGTTGGAGCTCAGTGTCAGCATTTGCATTGAAGATGAGCTGCCCGATGATCCTGAATTGCTG AGCATAGCTGAATTGCTTCGACTTAATGTGCCAATGGCAATGAAGTTAGCATTTGATGGTTTAAAAGATTCTGCTTACCAAACGAGAGATACAGCAATAAGTGACCTTGGAGCATTTGACAGTGTTGAGTTGTCAGTGCTTCTTTGTAATGATGAATTCATTCGAAAACTTAATAAGGAATGGAGGGATGAGGACCACGCTACCGACGTTCTCTCCATGTCTCAACATGTTCCTCAACTCAAGATTCCAGTT CTTATGATGGGTGACATAGTTATTTCTGTTGAGACTGCTGCACGACAAGCAGATGAAAGAGGCCATAGTCTTCTTGATGAAATACGCATTCTCCTG GTTCATGGATTATTGCACCTTTTAGGATTTGATCATGAGATTAGTGAGGAGGCTGAAACAGAAATGGAGAAAGAAGAGGAGCTTCTTTTAAAAAGCCTTGGATGGAAAGGAAAAGGACTAATTCAGAGTGCATATGATACCGAAACTAATGGAAACCTTCAAGCAGAAAACTTAGATG ACAGGAAGAAAGAAGGCAGTCTCCGATTCTATAAACCAAAATTCAGCTATGTCTTCTGCGATATGGATG GAACATTGCTGAATAGCAAAAGTCATATTTCCATGGCTACTgcaaaagctttgaaggaggcTTTATCAAGGGGTGTGAAGGTGGTGATAGCAACTGGAAAA GCCCGTCCTGCTGCAATAAGTATATTAAAGATGGTAGATTTAGCTGGTAAAGATGGCGTTATTTCAGAGTTCTCTCCTGGAGTTTTCTTACAG GGATTGCTTGTTTATGGTAAACAGGGTCAGGAAATTTTCAGGAGCAATTTAGATCCAAGTGTATGCAGAGAG GCATGTCTATACTCTTTGGAGCACAAAGTTCCTCTCGTTGCATTTGCTAACGATCGTTGCCTAACGCTATTTGATCACCCTCTTGTACATTCACTACATACGATATATAGTGAGCCAAAG GCAGAGATCATGCCTTCAGTTGAGCATCTCTTATCTGCTGCTGACATACAG AAGCTGCTCTTCTTTGATACTGCTGAGGGAGTGGCTACTAAATTGCGGCCATACTGGTCAGAAGCAACAGGGGATCGTGCTAGTATCGTTCAAGCTGTACCAGACATGCTTGAAATAGTCCCTTGTGGGACCTCGAAAGGGCGTGGAGTAAAAATGCTGCTGGATCATTTGGGTGTCACTGCTAAGGAG ATAATGGCAATTGGTGATGGAGAAAATGACATTGAGATGCTTGAGTTGGCTTCTCTAGGCATTGCTCTTAGCAATGGATCAGAGAAGACGAAAGCTGTTGCTGATATAGTTGGTATCAGTAATGATGAAGATGGTGTAGCGGATGCCATCTACCG AAAATAA
- the LOC136202439 gene encoding endoribonuclease YBEY, chloroplastic isoform X2, with protein MHPRLSLLLLSTLNTSSPSTCTVSMARVFSRASSLHLITPRPSSFIPLTNRFPAPPLSLYAPLPRTFHSLYREDDRRFTRSIRWGISASQRGYRKVRRQAVRKSKGKELELSVSICIEDELPDDPELLSIAELLRLNVPMAMKLAFDGLKDSAYQTRDTAISDLGAFDSVELSVLLCNDEFIRKLNKEWRDEDHATDVLSMSQHVPQLKIPVLMMGDIVISVETAARQADERGHSLLDEIRILLVHGLLHLLGFDHEISEEAETEMEKEEELLLKSLGWKGKGLIQSAYDTETNGNLQAENLDDRKKEGSLRFYKPKFSYVFCDMDGTLLNSKSHISMATAKALKEALSRGVKVVIATGKARPAAISILKMVDLAGKDGVISEFSPGVFLQGLLVYGKQGQEIFRSNLDPSVCREACLYSLEHKVPLVAFANDRCLTLFDHPLVHSLHTIYSEPKAEIMPSVEHLLSAADIQKLLFFDTAEGVATKLRPYWSEATGDRASIVQAVPDMLEIVPCGTSKGRGVKMLLDHLGVTAKEIMAIGDGENDIEMLELASLGIALSNGSEKTKAVADIVGISNDEDGVADAIYRYAF; from the exons ATGCACCCTCGCCTTTCTCTACTCCTCCTTAGCACCCTCAACACCTCCTCCCCTTCGACCTGTACCGTTTCAATGGCGCGTGTTTTCTCACGCGCCTCCTCTCTCCATCTCATCACTCCTCGCCCTTCCTCCTTTATTCCTCTAACTAATCGCTTCCCTGCCCCTCCGTTATCTCTATATGCGCCTCTTCCTAGAACATTTCACTCTTTGTACCGTGAAGACGATCGGAGATTTACGCGGTCAATCAGATGGGGGATTTCGGCTTCACAGAGAGGATACCGTAAAGTGCGGAGGCAGGCAGTGCGCAAGAGCAAAGGGAAGGAGTTGGAGCTCAGTGTCAGCATTTGCATTGAAGATGAGCTGCCCGATGATCCTGAATTGCTG AGCATAGCTGAATTGCTTCGACTTAATGTGCCAATGGCAATGAAGTTAGCATTTGATGGTTTAAAAGATTCTGCTTACCAAACGAGAGATACAGCAATAAGTGACCTTGGAGCATTTGACAGTGTTGAGTTGTCAGTGCTTCTTTGTAATGATGAATTCATTCGAAAACTTAATAAGGAATGGAGGGATGAGGACCACGCTACCGACGTTCTCTCCATGTCTCAACATGTTCCTCAACTCAAGATTCCAGTT CTTATGATGGGTGACATAGTTATTTCTGTTGAGACTGCTGCACGACAAGCAGATGAAAGAGGCCATAGTCTTCTTGATGAAATACGCATTCTCCTG GTTCATGGATTATTGCACCTTTTAGGATTTGATCATGAGATTAGTGAGGAGGCTGAAACAGAAATGGAGAAAGAAGAGGAGCTTCTTTTAAAAAGCCTTGGATGGAAAGGAAAAGGACTAATTCAGAGTGCATATGATACCGAAACTAATGGAAACCTTCAAGCAGAAAACTTAGATG ACAGGAAGAAAGAAGGCAGTCTCCGATTCTATAAACCAAAATTCAGCTATGTCTTCTGCGATATGGATG GAACATTGCTGAATAGCAAAAGTCATATTTCCATGGCTACTgcaaaagctttgaaggaggcTTTATCAAGGGGTGTGAAGGTGGTGATAGCAACTGGAAAA GCCCGTCCTGCTGCAATAAGTATATTAAAGATGGTAGATTTAGCTGGTAAAGATGGCGTTATTTCAGAGTTCTCTCCTGGAGTTTTCTTACAG GGATTGCTTGTTTATGGTAAACAGGGTCAGGAAATTTTCAGGAGCAATTTAGATCCAAGTGTATGCAGAGAG GCATGTCTATACTCTTTGGAGCACAAAGTTCCTCTCGTTGCATTTGCTAACGATCGTTGCCTAACGCTATTTGATCACCCTCTTGTACATTCACTACATACGATATATAGTGAGCCAAAG GCAGAGATCATGCCTTCAGTTGAGCATCTCTTATCTGCTGCTGACATACAG AAGCTGCTCTTCTTTGATACTGCTGAGGGAGTGGCTACTAAATTGCGGCCATACTGGTCAGAAGCAACAGGGGATCGTGCTAGTATCGTTCAAGCTGTACCAGACATGCTTGAAATAGTCCCTTGTGGGACCTCGAAAGGGCGTGGAGTAAAAATGCTGCTGGATCATTTGGGTGTCACTGCTAAGGAG ATAATGGCAATTGGTGATGGAGAAAATGACATTGAGATGCTTGAGTTGGCTTCTCTAGGCATTGCTCTTAGCAATGGATCAGAGAAGACGAAAGCTGTTGCTGATATAGTTGGTATCAGTAATGATGAAGATGGTGTAGCGGATGCCATCTACCGGTATGCATTCTGA